The Longimicrobium sp. genome includes the window CAGTCGGTGTACGCGCCGGGGTGCTCCAGCCCCTGGTACCCCACCGCCGCCGTCCGGTCACCGAAGTTGACGGCCACCAGCACCGTGTTGTTTCCCTCCGTCCGGGTGAAGGCGTACACGCGGTCGCCGCCGTCCGTCTGCAGCTTTACCTGCGGCGCGCCCCACGGGCCGTTGCCCAGCGCCGGCTGGGTGTGCTTCAGCCCGAACATGGCCGAGTAGAACGGGGCCAGCGACGGGCCGCTCCAATCCACCGTGTCCTTCTCGAAGAAGCGCAGCCGCTTGTTCAGGCTGGCCTCCTGGCCGGAGTACAGCAGCGGGATGGAGTTCTGCGCCGTGGCGCTCAGCACGAAGGCCGCCAGGTGGTTGCGGCCCATGCGCTCGAACTCCGTGCCCTGCCAGCTGTTCTCGTCGTGGTTGCTGGTGAACGTCAGGCGGTACGCGCCGCGGCCGTACAGGCTGTCCTGCCGGGCGAAGTAGGGGTCCAGCTCGCCCGTGCCCTTCTTCCCCTGCGCGATCTCGTTCAGCAGGTGGTGCATCTCCCACGCGTAGGTGGCGTGGAACCACTGGTGAAGGCGCGGGTCCTCGGCCTCGGCCAGCAGGAACAGGTCGGGCCTGGCGGACAGGAGCGCGGGGCGGGCCTCGGCCCAGAACTCGTACGGAACGCCCCACGCCACGTCAGCGCGAAAGCCGTCGATGCCCATCTCGTCCAGCCACCACCGCATCTCGCCGATCATCGCGCGGCGCATGTCGGCGTTGCCGAAGTTCAGGTCGGCCACGTCGGTCCAGTCCGTTTCCTTGCCCTGCTGGTCCAGCGGATAGGAGATGGAGCCGTCCGGGCGCAGCGTGTACCAGTTGCGGTGCTCGCGCGTCCAGGCGTGGTCGTGCGCCGTGTGGTTGGCCACCCAGTCCAGGATCACCCGCATCCCCTGCCGGTGCGCCGCGCTGACGAACCGCTTGAAATCCGCCTCCGTCCCGTGCTCCGGGTTGATGGCGGTGTAGTCGCGGATGGAGTAGTAGCTGCCCAGCCCGCCCTTGCGGTTCTGCACGCCGATGGGCTGAATGGGCATCAGCCACAGGATGTCGACGCCCAGCCCCTTCAGCCGGGGCAGGTGCGGCTCCAGCGCGGCGAAGGTGCCCTCGGGGGTGAACTGGCGCACGTTCACCTCGTAGATCACCGCGTTGCGCGACCACGCCGGATAGAACGACGCGTCGGCGCCGGGAGGGGAAAGCGCGATGGCGGACGGCGGAGCGCCCGCC containing:
- a CDS encoding alpha-amylase family glycosyl hydrolase, whose protein sequence is MNTALLRISAVLALAACAAPPAPVTAPAAGAPPSAIALSPPGADASFYPAWSRNAVIYEVNVRQFTPEGTFAALEPHLPRLKGLGVDILWLMPIQPIGVQNRKGGLGSYYSIRDYTAINPEHGTEADFKRFVSAAHRQGMRVILDWVANHTAHDHAWTREHRNWYTLRPDGSISYPLDQQGKETDWTDVADLNFGNADMRRAMIGEMRWWLDEMGIDGFRADVAWGVPYEFWAEARPALLSARPDLFLLAEAEDPRLHQWFHATYAWEMHHLLNEIAQGKKGTGELDPYFARQDSLYGRGAYRLTFTSNHDENSWQGTEFERMGRNHLAAFVLSATAQNSIPLLYSGQEASLNKRLRFFEKDTVDWSGPSLAPFYSAMFGLKHTQPALGNGPWGAPQVKLQTDGGDRVYAFTRTEGNNTVLVAVNFGDRTAAVGYQGLEHPGAYTDWFSKDWVQLGATGRLNIPAHGYRVLVR